A segment of the Lycium ferocissimum isolate CSIRO_LF1 chromosome 10, AGI_CSIRO_Lferr_CH_V1, whole genome shotgun sequence genome:
GAAACTCAGCGTGTCGTGACCCGCGATAGCATCGATCATGCGATCGATGCTAGGCAaaggaaatgaatccttcgggcaggctttgtttaaatctttataatctacGCACATTCTAAACTTATCCCCCTTTTTAGGCACTACTACAACGTTAGCTAAccaatccgggtattttacctctCGAATGGATCCTATATTAAGGAGCTTGGTTACCTCGTCCTTGATGAATGCATGTTTTACCTCGGGTTGTGGCCTCCGCTTTTGTTTGACCGAGGGAAAACTTGGATCCAAGCTCAACTTGTGTGTCGTCACGTCCCGTTATTCTGGAATACCcgtcatgtctaaatgggaccaagcaaagcaaTCTGAGTTAATTTTAAGAAACTCAATAAATTCTTTCCTGAGCTCGggggttaaccccgtgcccaggtataccttcttTTCTGGTAGATGGACGAACAATGTAACTTGCTCAAGTTCTTCAACTGTGGACTTAGTGGCATCAGAATCATCGGGCACCACAAAGGTTCTCGGTACTCCGAATCTTAACTCTTAGTCTAGTGTGTCTCCATTCCGATCTTCCGAAGATTTCGGGATCGGATCCGTGATTGCTATTTGGCATTCTTCCCGCGCTCCGATCCGGCGCCTTTATAGTCTTAACGGATTCTTCAACCGCGAACATTTCTTTTGCGGCTAGCAAAACCACGGACGATTTTGATACCTTCTGGAGTCGAGAATTTCAATACCTGATGCATGGTCGAGGGAACCGCTCTTACGAGGTGAATCCACGGTCTGCCCAGCAATTCATTGTATCCCATGTCTCCCTCTATCACATAAAATTTTATCTGCTGCGTAGTTCCTGCCATACTGATCAGTAAAGTGATCTCACCGTTCGTCGTTTCGCATGCCATGTTGAATCCATTGAGGACCCGTATTGCCGGCACGATCTGATCTAGTAGTCCCAGCTGTTCGATGACTCTCCATCGGATGATATTagccgagctacctggatcaatcagcaCACGTTTAATTCTAAACTTATTGACAAGGACAGATATTACCAGTGCGTCATTATACGGCTGGGCGATGCCTTCCATGTCCTCGTCATTGAATGTAATGGGGCCATCGGGGTCATCGTTCCGAATACGCTTTTCCCTCGTTATGGAAATTTTTGTGCGCTTCATAACCGGCCCAATGGGAATGTCAGTTCCTCCCATGATCATGTGTATCACCTGCTGAGGCTCTTCCGGCCTATCCTGCTTATTGGAATCCAAGTTTTTAAAATAGGTTTTTGCTCGTTCACTTAGGAATTCTCGAAGATGTCCCAAATTGAACGGACGGGCGACCTCCTCTCTAAGCTCTCGTCGACAATACTCGATTCGATGGCCGTgagtatgatattatgaatctTACAAATAAGACTTTTATCCCGCTTCTCTAGGTCAGATTGGATTGGCCTCGGATGCCTTGTTTCTTTGTTTCGGATAACGGTTGCCGCTATGGCTGCTACATCGACGCAAAAGTTGTACTCGGATAACCTTGGAGTTTCTCTGTTTCCCGGAGCTCTATCGACAACATTTCTGTTTACCAAATCACGGCTATTTTGGCCTCGATCGTTCCTTCGATCGTTTCTCCTATCATTCTTGCCCGATTCGCTGTTACGCCTGTTCCCCCTTCGATCGAGCGGGTAAGGCTGGTACCTATCATATGACAATCTGGAATCTCGATCTATCACTCTCCTCGAGCGATCACTTTCTTTACCGAAATGCCATGATACTGAAGCGGCCTTCAGAATCTTATTATCTTCGATCCTGATCTTCGACTGATACC
Coding sequences within it:
- the LOC132034700 gene encoding uncharacterized protein LOC132034700 — protein: MTKGNQSLLKKFEETLSKGAMIWYHNLPEHSIDSFAMLADAFVKAHAGAIKVETRKSDLFNVKQRDDETLREFVARFQMERMDLLPVTDDWAVQAFTQGLNSRSSITSMELKQNSIEYPRSPGSMYNRYQSKIRIEDNKILKAASVSWHFGKESDRSRRVIDRDSRLSYDRYQPYPLDRRGNRRNSESGKNDRRNDRRNDRGQNSRDLVNRNVVDRAPGNRETPRLSEYNFCVDVAAIAATDRPEEPQQVIHMIMGGTDIPIGPVMKRTKISITREKRIRNDDPDGPITFNDEDMEGIAQPYNDALVISVLVNKFRIKRVLIDPGSSANIIRWRVIEQLGLLDQIVPAIRVLNGFNMACETTNGEITLLISMAGTTQQIKFYVIEGDMGYNELLGRPWIHLVRAVPSTMHQVLKFSTPEGIKIVRGFASRKRNVRG